From a single Nostoc edaphicum CCNP1411 genomic region:
- a CDS encoding DeoR/GlpR family DNA-binding transcription regulator translates to MLTAERRQFILEILRRDKKVLSSELSAVLKVSEDTIRRDLRELAESGFLQRVHGGALLPSPALASYADRQKQAPKEKEAIARAAAKLVCTGQVVILDGGTTTLQVARHLPLDLQATIVTNSPPIAIALAEHPQIEVVMLGGQLYKKALVNVGATTVEALRMIRADLCMLGVCSVHPEFGISVANLDEAHVKRAMIAGAAEVVGLATEEKLDTAAPYVVQSIHALTYLVTAPTVSDRMLTSYKALGLTIIRDESA, encoded by the coding sequence ATGCTAACTGCGGAGCGACGACAATTCATCTTGGAGATTCTGCGTCGTGACAAAAAGGTGCTGTCATCGGAACTCAGCGCTGTTTTAAAGGTTTCTGAGGATACGATTCGTCGGGATCTGCGGGAACTTGCTGAATCTGGTTTTTTGCAGCGCGTTCATGGGGGGGCACTTCTACCTTCTCCAGCTCTTGCTAGTTATGCCGATCGCCAAAAGCAAGCACCAAAAGAAAAAGAAGCGATCGCTCGTGCAGCGGCAAAATTGGTCTGTACAGGACAGGTGGTGATTTTAGATGGAGGTACAACAACTCTCCAAGTAGCCCGTCATTTGCCCTTGGATTTGCAAGCGACAATTGTCACCAATAGCCCTCCCATTGCGATCGCCTTGGCAGAACATCCCCAGATTGAAGTTGTAATGTTGGGTGGACAACTCTACAAAAAAGCCTTAGTAAACGTTGGTGCAACTACAGTTGAGGCATTACGGATGATTCGTGCAGATTTGTGCATGTTGGGGGTGTGTAGTGTACATCCAGAATTTGGGATTAGTGTAGCGAACTTGGACGAAGCCCATGTCAAACGAGCGATGATTGCTGGGGCAGCAGAGGTAGTTGGATTAGCCACAGAGGAGAAGTTAGATACTGCTGCTCCTTATGTTGTGCAGTCGATTCATGCACTAACTTACCTTGTCACAGCACCGACTGTATCTGATCGGATGCTAACTTCTTACAAAGCTTTAGGTTTGACGATTATCCGTGACGAGTCGGCTTGA
- a CDS encoding vanadium-dependent haloperoxidase produces MQADPNFHQDSEKNAQADSEITKTKQPQTNAGSRRLFLGRASRRIFLGRAGLFGAASVVAGVFSSSFSLKKGGNVVQAQQPAAKSNYGNLRDKAFQVRTTAAKVNREIPIPSHLTNGDEAKYANKIATDTRGLPHNQLGEVDLKAYQSFINALNSGDPNEYEKIILGGGRKLVQPLTPLAISLSGVNTCQVAIPVPPTLNSAEQAAEFIEIAWQGLLQDVPFSEYRNDTTNPLVLAAVKDLNRLSDFKGPKENGRITPELLFRGTAIYVDASGRTTYHTLAGADTGPYVSQFLLRPVPAGTLSYPQLHRVPLAVPENSFQTNYDEWLLVQNGGSSGRTIKFDSTRRYFINGRDQGEIAHTPPPVYANAAAILLARPVSENPLIGGVGAPYNPSNPYNKSKTQSGGSGTFGPGYSTSLIGWVSPHAIRAAYWQKYYVHRRLRSEAFGGLVHNNKVNKTNYPLHPDIFQSEALDRIYSKYQSYLLPQFFPEGSPTHSSYPGGASVTAGASVTILKALFDGDYVIPNPVIPDPNDPTKLIPYQGPPLTVEGELNKLAANIGLGRNSAGIHWRTDAAASLALGEAIAIGILRDEKLTFRETFGGFTFTKFDGTKITI; encoded by the coding sequence ATGCAAGCAGATCCCAATTTTCATCAAGATTCTGAAAAAAATGCTCAGGCTGATAGTGAAATAACAAAAACTAAGCAACCTCAAACTAACGCAGGTAGTAGAAGATTATTCCTTGGTCGCGCTAGCAGACGTATATTTCTCGGTCGCGCCGGTTTATTTGGTGCGGCTAGTGTTGTAGCAGGAGTTTTCAGTTCATCCTTTTCCTTGAAGAAAGGAGGAAATGTTGTGCAGGCGCAGCAACCAGCTGCAAAGTCTAACTATGGCAACTTACGTGATAAAGCATTTCAAGTACGTACAACAGCAGCCAAGGTTAATCGAGAAATTCCCATTCCTTCCCATCTCACCAATGGGGATGAAGCCAAGTACGCTAACAAAATTGCGACGGATACACGAGGATTACCCCATAACCAGCTGGGTGAAGTTGATCTAAAGGCTTATCAATCTTTTATTAATGCGCTGAACTCTGGTGATCCCAACGAGTATGAAAAGATCATCTTGGGTGGTGGACGGAAACTGGTGCAACCGCTCACTCCATTAGCAATTAGCTTGAGTGGGGTGAATACTTGCCAAGTGGCGATTCCAGTACCACCCACCCTTAATAGTGCAGAGCAAGCGGCTGAATTTATTGAAATTGCTTGGCAAGGCTTGTTACAGGACGTTCCATTTAGCGAATACCGTAACGACACCACGAACCCACTGGTTTTAGCAGCAGTTAAGGATCTCAATCGCTTATCAGATTTTAAGGGGCCGAAAGAAAACGGACGTATTACTCCCGAACTGCTATTTCGCGGCACAGCAATTTATGTCGATGCCTCTGGTCGAACGACTTACCACACACTAGCAGGGGCAGATACAGGCCCTTATGTATCTCAGTTTTTACTACGTCCTGTGCCTGCGGGAACACTGAGTTATCCTCAACTTCACCGCGTTCCTCTGGCTGTTCCTGAAAACAGCTTCCAAACCAACTATGACGAGTGGCTGCTAGTGCAGAATGGAGGTTCTTCTGGTCGGACGATTAAGTTTGACTCAACTCGGCGCTATTTTATCAACGGGCGCGATCAAGGTGAGATTGCCCATACCCCACCACCCGTCTATGCAAATGCTGCCGCGATTTTGTTGGCAAGACCAGTAAGTGAAAACCCCTTAATTGGTGGTGTTGGCGCACCTTACAATCCCAGTAATCCCTACAACAAATCGAAGACCCAATCGGGTGGTTCAGGGACATTTGGCCCTGGGTATTCGACTTCGCTGATTGGCTGGGTTAGCCCCCATGCAATCAGAGCAGCTTACTGGCAGAAGTACTATGTTCACCGCCGTCTGCGATCAGAGGCTTTTGGTGGATTAGTTCACAACAACAAGGTGAATAAAACTAACTATCCGCTTCACCCCGATATCTTCCAGTCAGAAGCACTCGATCGCATATATAGTAAATATCAATCCTATCTACTACCACAATTCTTCCCAGAAGGTTCGCCGACACACTCTTCTTATCCCGGTGGTGCTTCGGTAACTGCAGGAGCGAGTGTGACGATTCTGAAGGCGTTATTCGATGGTGATTATGTGATTCCCAATCCGGTGATACCCGATCCCAACGATCCTACCAAGTTGATCCCTTACCAGGGGCCACCCCTAACTGTGGAGGGTGAGTTGAACAAACTGGCTGCCAATATTGGTTTAGGTCGTAACAGTGCAGGGATTCACTGGCGCACCGATGCAGCAGCTTCTCTAGCTCTTGGTGAAGCGATCGCAATTGGTATTCTCAGAGATGAGAAACTAACGTTCCGCGAAACATTTGGAGGTTTCACATTCACCAAATTTGATGGGACAAAAATCACGATTTAA
- a CDS encoding MFS transporter, whose translation MTQIALVWLVYQLTNSAVLVGVAGFTNQAMGLIITPLVGVLLDRWNLRYVLLTTQLVSILLSSTLTFLTISGNINVVWILVIGTLQGTVKAFDLPARQVIIPRLLDKKSDTYSAMASHSFLINTAKFVSPMIGGLLIARSGAASCFLVDSISYLPFLSAILTIKINPVINNSSAQKTQIWNNLKEGFVYAYKFLPIKYLLLLQIIICFMGMTHVNLVPIFAQEVLNGNAETMGFLMTSSAFGSIVSGIYLISRKNVIGLGKIIASSAAILGLGLIVFSRSTNLEICLIFMFIIGMNNTLTLASISNFMQSILLEEDKRGRVTSIFTTGFLGILPFGNLFFGALAGYFGVTNALFFGGICCILGAYFFSRQLPQIRKIVHPIYAQLGLLPQSNKA comes from the coding sequence ATGACTCAAATTGCTTTAGTATGGCTAGTTTATCAATTAACTAATTCGGCTGTCTTAGTTGGTGTAGCTGGATTTACAAATCAAGCTATGGGTTTGATTATTACTCCTTTAGTAGGAGTATTGCTGGATCGCTGGAATCTCCGATATGTCCTCTTAACTACTCAGCTAGTATCTATCCTGCTATCTTCTACACTAACTTTTCTAACTATTAGTGGTAACATTAATGTTGTATGGATTCTTGTCATCGGTACGCTTCAAGGAACGGTAAAGGCTTTCGATTTGCCAGCACGTCAGGTAATTATTCCCAGGCTTTTGGATAAGAAATCAGATACTTATAGTGCGATGGCTTCTCATTCATTCTTGATTAATACAGCGAAGTTCGTTAGTCCCATGATTGGGGGTTTACTGATTGCTAGGTCTGGTGCAGCCTCCTGTTTTTTAGTAGATAGTATTAGTTATCTACCATTTTTATCTGCAATTTTAACTATCAAAATAAACCCAGTTATAAATAATTCATCGGCTCAAAAAACTCAAATTTGGAATAACCTCAAAGAGGGGTTCGTTTACGCATACAAATTTTTGCCAATTAAATATTTATTACTATTGCAAATTATTATCTGTTTTATGGGGATGACTCATGTTAATTTGGTGCCGATTTTTGCTCAAGAAGTTCTGAATGGGAACGCTGAAACTATGGGCTTCTTGATGACCTCTTCGGCATTTGGTTCCATAGTTTCAGGTATTTATCTTATTTCCAGAAAAAATGTCATCGGACTCGGAAAGATTATAGCAAGCTCTGCCGCAATTTTAGGTTTAGGTTTAATAGTTTTTTCCCGGTCAACCAATTTAGAAATTTGTCTAATATTCATGTTTATCATCGGCATGAATAATACTCTAACTCTGGCTTCAATTAGTAACTTTATGCAATCCATTCTTCTTGAGGAAGATAAAAGAGGTAGAGTAACTAGTATATTTACAACTGGTTTTTTAGGAATACTACCTTTTGGCAATTTATTTTTTGGAGCATTGGCAGGTTACTTTGGCGTTACCAATGCTTTATTCTTTGGCGGTATTTGTTGCATTTTAGGAGCATATTTCTTTAGTAGACAACTACCCCAAATAAGAAAAATAGTACATCCAATTTACGCACAGTTGGGCTTACTTCCACAATCAAATAAAGCCTAA
- the namA gene encoding NADPH dehydrogenase NamA → MAHLFEPFKIREVTFRNRIAVSPMCQYSSTNGYANDWHVIHLASRAVGGAGIVITEAAAVEPRGRISPQDLGIWSDAHIETLAKAVALIHNFGAVAGIQLAHAGRKASTAKPSKGGKALDESQEGWRPLISSSAIAFSEDSPVPEALSLEGIQQVIDAFVEAAKRSLQAGFKVVEIHAAHGYLLHQFLSPLSNHRQDDYGGSFENRTRILREVVQAVREVWPQTHPLWVRISATDWADNGWDIEQSIALSDKLKSLGVDLIDTSSGGIIPGINIPIKPGYQTEFAERIRREADIHTGAVGLITSPEQADEIIRTEVADIVLLGRELLRNPYWPHLAAKQLGHDKLWPVQYDRAWL, encoded by the coding sequence ATGGCACATCTGTTTGAACCATTCAAGATTCGTGAAGTTACCTTTCGCAACCGCATCGCCGTTTCACCCATGTGTCAATATTCCAGTACAAATGGATATGCTAATGATTGGCACGTTATTCATCTGGCTTCTCGCGCAGTTGGCGGTGCAGGTATAGTGATCACAGAGGCAGCAGCGGTGGAGCCGCGTGGACGCATTAGCCCGCAAGATTTGGGAATCTGGTCAGATGCACATATAGAAACTTTAGCTAAAGCTGTAGCATTGATTCATAACTTTGGCGCTGTTGCAGGTATTCAACTTGCTCATGCAGGCAGAAAAGCCAGTACTGCCAAACCGAGTAAGGGAGGAAAAGCACTAGATGAATCTCAGGAAGGTTGGCGTCCCTTGATTTCGAGTAGTGCGATCGCCTTTAGCGAAGATAGCCCAGTTCCAGAAGCCCTCAGTCTTGAGGGAATTCAACAAGTTATTGATGCCTTTGTCGAAGCTGCCAAACGTTCTTTGCAAGCCGGTTTCAAGGTAGTTGAAATCCATGCTGCCCACGGTTACTTACTGCACCAGTTTCTCTCACCTCTTTCTAACCACCGTCAAGATGATTATGGTGGTAGCTTTGAAAACCGGACTCGTATTCTCAGAGAAGTAGTTCAAGCAGTCCGAGAGGTTTGGCCCCAAACACATCCCCTTTGGGTACGCATCTCCGCCACCGATTGGGCAGACAATGGCTGGGACATTGAGCAAAGTATTGCTTTAAGCGACAAACTCAAGTCTTTAGGAGTTGATCTCATCGATACTTCATCGGGCGGTATTATACCTGGCATTAATATACCAATTAAACCTGGTTATCAAACTGAGTTTGCCGAACGCATCCGTCGCGAAGCCGATATTCATACAGGAGCCGTGGGCTTAATTACATCTCCTGAACAAGCTGACGAGATTATTCGTACAGAAGTAGCTGACATAGTGCTGTTGGGACGGGAACTACTCCGCAATCCTTACTGGCCACATCTGGCAGCCAAACAACTGGGACACGATAAACTCTGGCCTGTTCAATACGACCGAGCTTGGCTGTAA
- a CDS encoding MetQ/NlpA family ABC transporter substrate-binding protein — translation MNIQHRKINRRFFLTALGSFSTSIFFASCSQQKAQVTSNTAQATAQKEVIQVGVTGIISEDILKFVNTKLAPQEGLEVKVVTFNDWIQPNTALKDNLIDANFFQHRPFMNNAVKELKINLVPLNLVSLSTLGLFSKNLKSVNEVPQNATVTIANDVINNDRGLRLLASNGLIKLKENTKEFVTQRDIADNPKNLQIKEVEGVQVVRAINDVDFIVSSAQTVALAGITPQSMGQETAKDTKYALALVTLQGREKESKIQKLNKLLNDPQVRDFINKQYQGRIVPVF, via the coding sequence ATGAACATACAACATCGAAAAATTAACCGCCGATTTTTCCTTACAGCTTTAGGCTCATTTAGCACCTCCATATTCTTTGCTAGCTGTAGTCAACAAAAAGCTCAAGTAACTTCAAATACAGCCCAAGCAACTGCACAAAAAGAAGTTATTCAAGTCGGAGTGACGGGAATCATATCTGAAGATATTCTGAAGTTTGTAAATACTAAACTAGCACCTCAGGAAGGATTAGAAGTAAAAGTTGTTACCTTTAATGACTGGATACAACCAAATACAGCTTTAAAAGACAATCTAATCGATGCCAACTTTTTTCAACATCGACCTTTCATGAATAATGCTGTCAAAGAACTCAAAATCAATTTAGTTCCATTAAATCTAGTTTCATTAAGCACACTTGGACTTTTCTCAAAAAATCTCAAATCTGTGAATGAGGTTCCCCAAAATGCCACCGTCACAATTGCCAATGACGTGATTAATAATGATCGAGGATTAAGATTACTGGCAAGCAATGGCTTAATTAAACTCAAGGAAAATACCAAGGAATTTGTCACCCAAAGAGACATAGCCGATAATCCTAAAAACTTACAAATCAAGGAAGTAGAAGGAGTCCAAGTAGTTCGAGCTATTAATGATGTAGATTTCATTGTTTCTTCGGCTCAAACTGTTGCTCTAGCAGGAATAACACCCCAATCTATGGGACAGGAAACAGCTAAAGATACAAAGTATGCCCTGGCATTAGTCACATTACAGGGTCGAGAAAAGGAATCCAAAATTCAGAAGCTAAACAAGCTGCTAAATGACCCACAGGTGAGAGATTTTATTAATAAGCAATACCAGGGTCGAATAGTACCTGTATTTTAA
- a CDS encoding GGDEF domain-containing protein: MNISILIFGKNYFIATLPDQIRYATAFSVEVMDNLNQAVSRIQTTPPDIILVQASLDGSMELCTWLKDQTKLSWIYCILFEDRSQQLADRNKGWHRELEMSAAALKQGADAYIWHLIEEKTDHSLAELNANHGLIFAQLTVGLRKAQKYRDLIRANDMLSAIALADSLTELNNRRALEWDLPRQIQRARTQKTSLSLIILDVDHFKKVNDTHGHLAGDRILQILCQRLRHNLRCQDTAFRYGGEEFVILLANTSDDEALLVARRLNRVVSDEPFALNNKLAINITISLGTASLRSEDDEQGESLLYRADQCLLQAKTSGRNRVIDSNYLSHASHLKAVSS, translated from the coding sequence ATGAATATTTCTATTCTGATCTTTGGAAAAAATTACTTTATCGCCACACTTCCAGATCAGATCCGTTATGCGACCGCTTTTAGTGTAGAAGTTATGGACAATTTGAATCAGGCAGTATCGCGGATTCAAACAACGCCCCCCGATATAATACTTGTACAGGCTAGCCTAGATGGCAGCATGGAACTGTGCACTTGGTTGAAAGACCAGACAAAACTATCGTGGATATACTGTATTCTCTTCGAGGATCGTTCCCAACAGCTAGCTGATAGAAATAAGGGTTGGCATAGAGAATTAGAGATGAGTGCTGCGGCCCTAAAGCAAGGAGCAGATGCTTATATTTGGCATCTTATTGAAGAAAAAACAGACCATAGTTTGGCAGAATTGAATGCTAATCATGGCTTAATATTTGCTCAATTGACTGTTGGCTTGCGGAAAGCACAAAAATACCGAGATTTGATTCGGGCAAATGATATGTTATCTGCGATCGCCTTAGCCGATTCCTTAACAGAATTAAATAATCGTCGTGCTTTAGAATGGGACTTGCCCAGGCAAATTCAAAGAGCTAGGACTCAAAAAACTTCTCTGAGTTTGATTATTCTGGATGTAGATCATTTTAAGAAAGTTAACGATACTCACGGGCATTTAGCAGGCGATCGCATTTTGCAAATACTATGTCAGCGTTTGCGCCACAATCTGCGCTGTCAAGACACAGCATTCCGCTATGGTGGCGAAGAATTTGTAATTCTTCTGGCTAACACTAGTGATGACGAAGCACTATTAGTCGCCCGTCGTCTCAATCGCGTAGTCAGCGACGAACCATTTGCACTCAACAATAAACTGGCAATTAATATCACCATTAGTCTGGGTACAGCTTCTCTGCGATCTGAGGATGATGAGCAAGGAGAAAGTCTGCTGTACCGTGCCGATCAATGTCTCTTACAGGCTAAAACTTCTGGGCGTAATCGGGTGATTGACTCGAACTACTTATCTCACGCCTCACATTTGAAAGCTGTTTCTTCGTGA
- a CDS encoding heavy-metal-associated domain-containing protein has translation MALKLKVSNIACEGCANTITESIHVMEPDAKVDIDVNAKTVIVESAASEESIKQVIVAAGYTVEGY, from the coding sequence ATGGCACTAAAACTGAAAGTATCAAATATTGCTTGTGAGGGATGTGCAAATACAATTACTGAGTCTATCCACGTTATGGAACCTGATGCCAAGGTGGATATTGATGTTAACGCTAAAACTGTAATAGTGGAATCCGCAGCTTCTGAGGAGTCAATCAAACAGGTAATTGTTGCTGCTGGTTACACTGTTGAAGGTTACTGA
- the alaS gene encoding alanine--tRNA ligase, whose amino-acid sequence MSSNPQYLSGNEIRNIFLDFFAKREHQILPSASLVPEDPTVLLTIAGMLPFKPIFLGQRTPEFKRATTSQKCIRTNDIENVGRTKRHHTFFEMLGNFSFGDYFKEQAIAWGWEISTQVFGFSPQNLVVSVFEDDDEAFGIWRDQIGVPVARIKRLGEDDNFWVSGPTGPCGPCSEIYYDFHPERGDENIDLEDDSRFIEFYNLVFMQYNRDVSGNLTPLQNKNIDTGMGLERMAQILQKVPNNYETDLIFPIIQTAAQIAGIDYHSSDEKTKISLKVIGDHVRSVVHMIADEIRASNVGRGYVLRRLIRRVVRHGRLIGISGEFTTQVAETAIALSESAYPNVRQREAAIKAELQREESNFLRTLDRGEKLLEEIIQEVKQRGETKISGESVFTLYDTHGFPFELTQEIAEENSLTVDVEGFQKAMEIQQEDSRGAHETIDLTVQGSLDKLAEHIQVTEFIGYTQPTATAKVEAILVEGVCQEEVEAGTEVQIVLDKTPFYAESGGQIGDRGYISGDGIVVRVEDVKKESDFFVHFGRIERGTLRVGDNVTAQIDPACRRRAQANHTATHLLQAALKKIVDEGISQAGSLVSFDRLRFDFNCPRALTAEEVQRVEEQVNSWIAQAYTAKVEVLPLAEAKARGAVAMFGEKYGDEVRVIDFPSVSMELCGGTHVSNTAEIGVFKIISEAGVASGVRRIEAVSGPAILDYLNLRDKVVKDLSDRFKVKPEELPDRITSLQSELRNSQKELETLKVQLAIAKSDSLLQTAQTVGEHKIIVAQLEDVDPESLKTAAERLLQKIGNGAVVLGSVPEEGKVSIVAAFSSEVNKKGLQAGKFVGAIAKICGGGGGGRPNLAQAGGRDASKLPDALGQAESDLKSALG is encoded by the coding sequence ATGTCTTCAAATCCCCAGTACCTAAGCGGTAACGAAATTCGCAACATATTTCTCGACTTCTTTGCCAAACGGGAACACCAAATTCTCCCAAGTGCCTCCCTCGTGCCAGAAGACCCAACCGTGCTGCTGACGATCGCGGGGATGCTACCATTTAAGCCGATATTCTTAGGGCAGCGCACACCAGAATTTAAGCGGGCTACAACTTCACAAAAGTGTATCCGTACCAACGACATCGAAAATGTTGGACGTACCAAACGGCATCACACCTTTTTTGAGATGCTGGGTAATTTCAGCTTTGGTGATTATTTTAAAGAACAAGCGATCGCTTGGGGTTGGGAAATCTCTACACAAGTCTTTGGCTTTTCCCCCCAAAATCTGGTTGTCAGTGTTTTTGAAGATGATGATGAAGCCTTTGGAATCTGGCGCGATCAAATCGGTGTGCCGGTAGCGAGAATTAAACGCTTGGGCGAAGATGATAACTTTTGGGTATCTGGCCCCACTGGCCCTTGCGGCCCTTGTTCGGAAATTTATTATGACTTTCACCCAGAACGCGGCGACGAAAATATCGATTTAGAAGACGATTCCCGGTTCATCGAGTTTTACAACCTCGTCTTCATGCAATATAACCGGGATGTATCAGGCAATTTAACGCCGCTGCAAAACAAGAATATCGACACCGGCATGGGTTTGGAGAGAATGGCGCAAATCCTCCAAAAAGTACCCAATAATTACGAAACTGACCTAATTTTCCCAATTATCCAAACAGCCGCCCAAATTGCTGGCATTGATTACCACAGCAGTGATGAGAAAACCAAAATCTCTCTAAAAGTTATTGGTGATCATGTTCGTTCTGTTGTCCACATGATTGCTGATGAAATCCGCGCCTCCAACGTGGGACGGGGTTATGTGCTGCGGCGATTAATTCGGCGGGTGGTGCGTCATGGGCGATTAATTGGGATTTCTGGCGAATTTACTACCCAAGTTGCTGAAACTGCGATCGCACTTTCCGAATCAGCTTACCCTAATGTACGCCAACGGGAAGCAGCAATTAAAGCTGAGTTGCAACGGGAAGAATCCAATTTTCTCAGAACTTTGGATAGAGGCGAAAAACTGCTAGAAGAAATTATCCAAGAGGTAAAACAGCGAGGGGAAACTAAAATTAGCGGTGAAAGTGTATTTACTCTTTACGATACCCACGGTTTCCCCTTTGAACTTACTCAAGAAATTGCTGAGGAAAACAGCCTAACAGTTGATGTTGAAGGATTTCAGAAAGCAATGGAAATCCAACAAGAAGACAGTAGAGGCGCACATGAAACCATCGATTTAACTGTGCAAGGTTCCCTCGATAAATTAGCAGAACACATCCAAGTCACCGAATTTATTGGCTACACCCAACCGACGGCGACGGCAAAAGTCGAAGCGATTTTGGTAGAAGGTGTTTGCCAAGAGGAAGTAGAAGCGGGAACAGAAGTGCAAATTGTCCTTGATAAAACGCCATTTTATGCTGAATCTGGGGGACAAATTGGCGATCGCGGTTATATCTCTGGTGATGGTATTGTAGTTCGGGTAGAAGATGTGAAAAAAGAATCTGATTTCTTTGTTCATTTCGGACGCATCGAACGCGGTACACTGCGCGTAGGCGATAATGTTACAGCCCAAATTGATCCGGCTTGTCGCCGTCGCGCCCAAGCTAACCATACCGCAACGCACCTGTTGCAAGCGGCATTGAAGAAAATTGTTGATGAGGGCATCTCTCAAGCAGGTTCCCTAGTTTCCTTTGACAGATTGCGCTTTGACTTCAACTGTCCCCGCGCATTGACAGCAGAGGAAGTCCAACGAGTTGAGGAACAGGTGAACAGTTGGATTGCCCAAGCATATACTGCAAAAGTGGAAGTATTACCTTTGGCAGAGGCAAAAGCTAGGGGTGCTGTTGCCATGTTCGGGGAAAAATACGGCGACGAAGTGCGCGTGATTGACTTTCCTAGCGTATCAATGGAACTATGCGGTGGAACTCATGTTAGTAACACTGCTGAAATTGGCGTGTTTAAGATTATCTCGGAAGCTGGTGTAGCTTCTGGGGTAAGGCGGATTGAAGCTGTTTCGGGGCCAGCAATATTAGATTATCTCAACCTGCGGGATAAAGTAGTTAAAGATTTAAGCGATCGCTTTAAAGTTAAACCCGAAGAATTACCAGACAGAATCACAAGTCTGCAAAGCGAATTGAGAAATAGCCAGAAAGAATTAGAAACCTTGAAGGTACAATTAGCGATCGCAAAATCTGACAGCTTGCTACAAACAGCCCAAACCGTAGGCGAACATAAAATTATTGTCGCCCAATTAGAAGATGTTGATCCAGAATCATTGAAAACCGCAGCCGAACGCTTACTGCAAAAAATCGGTAACGGTGCAGTGGTACTGGGTTCAGTTCCCGAAGAGGGGAAAGTTAGTATAGTTGCAGCTTTTAGTTCAGAAGTGAACAAAAAAGGTTTGCAAGCTGGTAAATTTGTAGGTGCGATCGCTAAAATCTGCGGCGGCGGCGGCGGCGGAAGACCGAACTTAGCCCAAGCCGGCGGACGCGATGCGAGTAAATTACCAGATGCGTTGGGACAAGCGGAAAGTGATTTAAAGTCCGCGTTGGGTTAA